A stretch of the Chitiniphilus purpureus genome encodes the following:
- a CDS encoding ferritin family protein: protein MLYPQLFADLEKARWNMADDISWGEFDGNLLTDDQALTIKMNAITEWSALPATEMFLRDNRDDSDFAAFMSIWFYEEQKHALVLMEYLRRFRPELCPSEAELHAVRFDFDPAPPLETLMLHFCGEVRLTQWYRRASEWHTEPVIKQIYKTLSTDEARHGGAYLKYMKRAIDVCGDEARRAFAKIGFLMASSGRSGKPLHPTNLHVNKSLYPNDTVQSRLPDPEWLERWLDEQIQFGKEWEGRVVGGILRNLSSLFGVALETLADLNRYRKQLPGDAPAVG, encoded by the coding sequence ATGCTGTACCCCCAATTGTTCGCCGACCTGGAAAAGGCGCGCTGGAACATGGCCGACGATATTTCCTGGGGAGAGTTCGATGGCAATCTGTTGACCGATGACCAGGCGCTGACCATCAAGATGAACGCCATCACCGAGTGGTCAGCCCTGCCCGCCACCGAAATGTTCCTGCGCGACAACCGGGATGATTCGGATTTCGCGGCCTTCATGTCGATCTGGTTCTACGAGGAGCAGAAGCACGCACTGGTCTTGATGGAGTACCTGCGGCGCTTTCGCCCCGAATTGTGCCCGAGCGAAGCCGAACTGCATGCAGTCCGGTTCGACTTCGATCCCGCTCCGCCCCTGGAAACACTGATGCTGCATTTCTGCGGCGAAGTGCGTCTGACGCAGTGGTACCGCCGTGCCTCCGAGTGGCACACCGAGCCTGTGATCAAGCAAATCTACAAGACGCTCTCGACCGACGAGGCGCGGCACGGTGGGGCGTATCTGAAGTATATGAAGCGTGCGATCGATGTCTGCGGCGATGAAGCCCGGCGCGCGTTTGCCAAGATCGGGTTTCTGATGGCGTCGAGTGGCCGTTCCGGCAAGCCGTTGCATCCGACCAACCTGCATGTGAACAAGAGCCTCTATCCCAACGATACCGTGCAAAGCCGGCTGCCCGATCCGGAGTGGCTGGAGCGCTGGCTGGACGAGCAGATCCAGTTCGGCAAGGAATGGGAAGGCCGCGTGGTCGGCGGCATCCTGCGCAATCTCTCCAGCCTGTTCGGCGTGGCGCTTGAGACGCTGGCTGATCTGAACCGCTATCGCAAGCAGTTGCCGGGCGATGCGCCGGCCGTGGGATGA
- a CDS encoding competence/damage-inducible protein A, translating to MQFQLFIIGDEILEGRRQDRHFPAVLERLGARGHQLVQAHYLPDDREVLTAAFTLTLQQGAHVISCGGIGATPDDHTRQALALAANLALELHGGAAELILARHGQAAYPHRIHMAEFPLGAQLIPNPVNQIAGCSLRHHHLLPGFPEMAWPMLEWVLDTHYQPGTPLARRSLLVPDAREGDLIGEMEHLVTAYRRVRFSCLPSFGNARHPGPHLEFTLSGPQADVDAAFGFLQAALATRGYAVQ from the coding sequence ATGCAATTCCAGCTCTTTATCATTGGCGACGAGATCCTGGAAGGTCGGCGACAGGACCGGCATTTTCCAGCGGTGCTGGAGCGCCTTGGCGCGCGCGGCCATCAACTGGTGCAGGCACATTATCTGCCGGACGACCGGGAGGTGCTGACCGCCGCCTTCACCTTGACGTTGCAGCAGGGTGCCCATGTGATTTCATGCGGCGGCATCGGCGCCACGCCGGATGACCATACCCGGCAGGCATTGGCGCTCGCCGCCAATCTGGCGCTGGAGCTGCACGGCGGCGCTGCAGAGCTGATCCTGGCCCGCCATGGCCAAGCTGCCTACCCGCATCGGATCCATATGGCCGAGTTTCCGCTCGGAGCACAGTTGATCCCGAACCCGGTGAACCAGATTGCAGGTTGCAGCCTGCGTCACCACCATCTGCTGCCCGGCTTTCCGGAAATGGCCTGGCCCATGCTCGAATGGGTGCTCGACACGCATTACCAGCCTGGTACCCCTTTGGCGCGGCGCTCGTTGCTGGTACCCGATGCACGCGAAGGCGACCTGATCGGCGAGATGGAACACTTGGTCACCGCATATCGTAGAGTCCGCTTTTCTTGCCTGCCCTCGTTCGGCAACGCGCGGCATCCCGGTCCGCATCTCGAATTCACCCTGTCCGGACCACAGGCGGACGTCGATGCGGCATTCGGCTTCCTGCAGGCAGCACTGGCAACACGTGGTTATGCTGTTCAGTAG
- a CDS encoding RidA family protein: MSTSIQRYHIGPRLAEIVVHNNTVYLAGQIAESLDKDTRGQTEEVLASIDRLLNEVGSDRQKLLSVTIYLADMNDYDAMNEVWSAWVIKCHTPARATVEARLADPRYRVEMVVTAAL; this comes from the coding sequence ATGTCTACCAGCATTCAGCGCTATCACATCGGCCCTCGTCTGGCCGAGATCGTGGTGCACAACAATACGGTCTATCTTGCCGGACAGATCGCCGAATCGCTCGACAAGGACACCCGGGGCCAGACCGAGGAAGTGCTGGCGTCGATCGACCGTCTGTTGAACGAGGTCGGCTCGGATCGCCAGAAGCTGCTCTCGGTCACGATCTATCTTGCCGACATGAACGATTACGACGCGATGAACGAAGTCTGGTCCGCCTGGGTGATCAAATGCCACACCCCGGCACGCGCCACTGTGGAAGCCCGGTTGGCCGACCCGCGTTATCGCGTCGAAATGGTCGTCACCGCCGCGCTTTAG
- the dnaG gene encoding DNA primase yields MARIPESFIQDLLNRVDIVDVIERYLPLKKAGQNYAACCPFHKEKSPSFTVSPTKQFYHCFGCGAHGSAVGFVMEYEALSYPEAIRKLAESVGLQVPQEAVGMPQAPKAEPGLFDVLKAASDFYRQQLKGAPQAIAYLKGRGLEGRTAARYGLGYAPGGDDWQALKQVFPDYDWNALLAEAGLVVDKEVTRRRYDRFRDRVMFPILNQRGAVIGFGGRVMGQGEPKYLNSPETPVFEKGRELYGLAQARAAIRDVGRVLVVEGYMDVVMLAQHGVEYAVATLGTACTPEHVRKLLKLADDVVFCFDGDKAGRRAAWRALENSLDLLADGKKLTFLFLPEEHDPDSYVRAFGRERFEQCVVQDAVPLAQFLLRELASQVELESDEGRARLIHLASPLLARVKAPAYALMLKKRLGQLCRLELSELDSILDGQAPAVARGQSERRGHGEPTRQRQEYRSGRAAVPSVSGRNRQDLVERLLQLTLADPALARQAEPVWLGWAAHGKVKLACAVLSAAREYGQFETGMQLVELWRGEAEFEQLLALSAQASNLFGRGQADPEGLQKEFAESLAVIGQSLALPTTLDRKAELEYRAVHGGLTEHEKQEYIALVAAEQQQKRQKFQG; encoded by the coding sequence ATGGCGCGCATCCCCGAATCCTTCATCCAGGATCTGCTCAACCGGGTCGATATCGTCGACGTGATCGAACGCTACCTGCCGCTCAAGAAGGCTGGGCAGAACTACGCCGCCTGCTGTCCTTTCCACAAGGAAAAATCCCCGTCGTTCACGGTCAGCCCGACCAAGCAGTTCTACCATTGCTTCGGTTGTGGCGCGCATGGCTCCGCAGTCGGGTTTGTGATGGAGTACGAGGCGCTGTCCTATCCCGAGGCGATCCGCAAGCTGGCCGAATCGGTGGGCCTGCAGGTGCCGCAGGAGGCGGTGGGCATGCCGCAGGCACCCAAGGCCGAACCGGGGCTGTTCGACGTGCTGAAGGCGGCGAGCGACTTCTACCGTCAGCAGCTCAAGGGGGCACCGCAGGCGATCGCCTATCTCAAGGGGCGGGGCCTGGAAGGGCGCACTGCCGCCCGATATGGCCTGGGGTATGCGCCGGGTGGGGACGATTGGCAGGCTTTGAAGCAGGTCTTTCCGGACTATGACTGGAATGCGTTGCTGGCCGAGGCGGGATTGGTGGTCGACAAGGAAGTGACCCGTCGCCGCTACGACCGGTTTCGCGATCGGGTCATGTTTCCCATCCTCAACCAGCGTGGCGCGGTGATCGGCTTCGGTGGCCGGGTGATGGGGCAGGGCGAGCCCAAGTACCTCAATTCGCCGGAAACCCCGGTATTCGAGAAAGGGCGCGAGCTGTACGGTCTTGCTCAGGCGCGGGCCGCGATCCGCGACGTCGGTCGGGTGCTGGTGGTCGAAGGGTATATGGATGTGGTGATGCTGGCGCAGCACGGCGTGGAATACGCTGTGGCTACGCTCGGCACTGCCTGTACCCCCGAGCATGTGCGCAAGCTGCTCAAGCTGGCCGACGACGTGGTGTTTTGCTTCGATGGCGACAAGGCCGGGCGGCGGGCGGCCTGGCGGGCGCTGGAAAACAGCCTTGATCTGCTGGCCGACGGCAAGAAGCTTACTTTTCTGTTTCTGCCGGAAGAACATGATCCGGACTCCTACGTGCGCGCCTTCGGTCGCGAGCGCTTCGAGCAATGCGTGGTGCAGGATGCGGTACCGCTCGCACAATTCCTGTTGCGCGAACTGGCAAGCCAGGTCGAGCTCGAAAGCGACGAAGGCCGCGCGCGCCTCATCCATCTGGCGAGTCCGCTCCTGGCGCGGGTCAAGGCGCCAGCCTATGCGCTGATGCTGAAGAAGCGGCTGGGGCAACTGTGCCGCTTGGAACTGAGCGAACTGGACTCCATCTTGGACGGACAGGCGCCTGCCGTTGCGCGAGGGCAGAGCGAGCGCCGTGGGCATGGCGAACCGACGCGACAGCGCCAGGAGTACCGGTCGGGGCGTGCGGCGGTGCCTTCCGTCTCCGGCAGGAATCGGCAGGATCTGGTCGAGCGTCTGCTGCAACTGACGCTGGCCGATCCCGCGTTGGCGCGTCAGGCCGAGCCGGTGTGGCTGGGCTGGGCTGCGCACGGCAAGGTCAAGCTGGCTTGTGCGGTGTTGAGCGCGGCACGCGAATACGGCCAATTCGAAACCGGCATGCAGCTTGTCGAACTGTGGCGTGGCGAGGCGGAGTTCGAGCAGTTGTTGGCACTGTCGGCACAGGCCAGCAACCTGTTCGGCAGGGGGCAGGCTGACCCGGAAGGGCTGCAAAAGGAGTTCGCCGAGTCGCTGGCGGTGATCGGGCAGTCGCTGGCGCTACCGACTACACTGGACCGTAAGGCTGAGCTTGAATACCGGGCGGTGCATGGTGGCCTCACCGAGCACGAGAAGCAGGAGTACATCGCCCTGGTGGCTGCAGAACAACAGCAGAAACGACAAAAATTTCAGGGGTGA
- the rpoD gene encoding RNA polymerase sigma factor RpoD, with protein sequence MATDHEFDREEAERTDFKEPKRENGEKMDADARKAKFKSLIVLGKERGYLTYAEINDHLPDDMLDAEQIEGVISMIANMGIQVYDEAPDAEELLMSDATPAVTDDDAVEEAEAALSSVDSEFGRTTDPVRMYMREMGTVELLTREGEIEIAKRIEEGLKHMIQAISACPTTIETILELVDKGLNDEIRIDDVIDGVIDPNAQEEETPPPELSEDDDLEGEEGEEGAEDEDSEAIASANLELLKGQVREHFEVVREQFARMMKALASEGVQGKNYVAAQQAIAEQFQFIRFSARQVEALCDQLRTMVDDIRGHEREIMDLCLQKVQMPRDHFIKTFPGRETDTTWVVEEIAAGRPYSEVLERYQHAIMEKQSKLAEQQKQARLPIKELKEINRQMSTGEAKARRAKREMIEANLRLVISIAKKYTNRGLQFLDLIQEGNIGLMKAVDKFEYRRGYKFSTYATWWIRQAITRSIADQARTIRIPVHMIETINKMNRIQRQILQETGIEPTPEELAEKMEMPEEKIRKILKIAKEPISMETPIGDDDDSHLGDFIEDQNNMAPSDAAVYAGLREATKEILDTLTPREAKVLRMRFGIDMNTDHTLEEVGKQFDVTRERIRQIEAKALRKLRHPTRSERLKSFLESVSNDQ encoded by the coding sequence ATGGCGACAGATCACGAGTTCGATAGAGAAGAGGCTGAGCGCACCGACTTCAAGGAGCCCAAGCGCGAGAACGGCGAGAAAATGGACGCGGATGCCCGCAAGGCCAAGTTCAAGTCGTTGATCGTGTTGGGCAAGGAGCGGGGCTACCTGACCTACGCCGAGATCAATGATCACCTGCCTGACGACATGCTCGATGCCGAGCAGATCGAAGGTGTGATCAGCATGATCGCGAATATGGGCATCCAGGTGTATGACGAAGCACCCGATGCCGAAGAACTGCTGATGTCCGACGCTACCCCGGCGGTCACCGATGACGATGCCGTCGAGGAGGCCGAGGCCGCCTTGTCCTCGGTGGATTCGGAGTTCGGCCGCACCACCGACCCGGTTCGCATGTATATGCGTGAAATGGGTACGGTGGAGCTCCTCACCCGTGAAGGCGAGATCGAGATCGCCAAGCGGATCGAGGAAGGCCTCAAGCATATGATCCAGGCGATTTCCGCCTGCCCGACCACCATCGAGACCATCCTCGAACTGGTCGACAAGGGTCTGAACGACGAAATCCGCATCGATGATGTGATCGACGGCGTCATCGACCCCAATGCCCAGGAAGAAGAGACGCCGCCTCCCGAGCTGTCCGAGGACGACGACCTGGAAGGGGAGGAAGGCGAGGAAGGCGCTGAGGATGAAGACAGCGAAGCCATCGCCAGCGCCAATCTTGAATTGCTCAAAGGTCAGGTGCGCGAGCACTTCGAAGTGGTGCGCGAGCAGTTTGCCCGCATGATGAAGGCACTGGCGAGCGAGGGTGTGCAGGGCAAGAACTATGTCGCCGCGCAGCAGGCGATCGCCGAGCAGTTCCAGTTCATCCGCTTCTCCGCCCGCCAGGTGGAGGCGCTGTGTGACCAGCTACGCACCATGGTCGACGACATCCGTGGCCACGAGCGCGAGATCATGGACCTGTGCCTCCAGAAGGTGCAGATGCCGCGCGATCACTTCATCAAGACCTTCCCGGGTCGCGAAACCGACACCACCTGGGTGGTCGAGGAGATCGCCGCAGGTCGTCCGTATTCCGAGGTGCTGGAACGCTATCAGCACGCGATCATGGAAAAGCAGAGCAAGCTTGCTGAACAGCAGAAGCAGGCCCGGCTGCCGATCAAGGAACTCAAGGAGATCAATCGGCAGATGAGCACCGGCGAGGCCAAGGCCCGCCGTGCCAAGCGCGAGATGATCGAGGCCAACCTGCGGCTGGTGATCTCGATCGCGAAGAAGTACACCAACCGCGGTTTGCAATTCCTTGATTTGATCCAGGAAGGCAACATCGGTCTGATGAAGGCGGTGGACAAGTTCGAATATCGCCGCGGCTACAAATTCTCGACCTATGCCACATGGTGGATCCGTCAGGCCATCACCCGTTCGATCGCCGACCAGGCACGCACCATCCGGATTCCGGTGCACATGATCGAGACGATCAACAAGATGAACCGCATCCAGCGGCAGATCCTGCAGGAAACCGGCATCGAGCCGACTCCGGAGGAACTGGCCGAAAAGATGGAGATGCCGGAAGAGAAGATCCGCAAGATCCTCAAGATCGCCAAGGAGCCGATCTCGATGGAGACGCCGATCGGCGACGACGACGACTCGCATCTGGGCGACTTCATCGAGGACCAGAACAACATGGCGCCGTCGGATGCTGCCGTGTACGCCGGTCTGCGCGAAGCCACCAAGGAAATCCTCGATACGCTCACGCCACGCGAGGCCAAGGTACTGCGCATGCGTTTCGGCATCGATATGAACACCGACCACACGCTGGAAGAAGTCGGCAAGCAGTTCGACGTCACCCGCGAACGGATCCGGCAGATCGAGGCCAAGGCGTTGCGCAAGCTACGCCACCCCACCCGTTCCGAGCGGTTGAAGAGCTTCCTGGAAAGTGTGAGCAACGACCAGTAG
- the rpsU gene encoding 30S ribosomal protein S21 gives MPSVRVKENEPFEVAMRRFKRAVEKTGLLTELRSREFYEKPTAERKRKLAAAVKRHYKRLRSQQLPPKLY, from the coding sequence ATGCCTTCTGTACGCGTTAAAGAAAACGAGCCGTTTGAAGTCGCGATGCGCCGCTTCAAGCGTGCGGTGGAAAAGACGGGTCTGCTGACCGAACTGCGTTCGCGCGAGTTCTACGAAAAGCCCACCGCAGAGCGCAAGCGCAAGCTTGCTGCCGCCGTTAAGCGTCACTACAAGCGCCTGCGCAGCCAGCAGCTGCCGCCCAAGCTGTACTAA
- the rfaE2 gene encoding D-glycero-beta-D-manno-heptose 1-phosphate adenylyltransferase, with product MAYPLPTFEDKCIPPDELAARIAALPRPLVFTNGCFDILHRGHVTYLAQARALGASLVVALNTDASVRRQGKGDDRPINALTERAAVIAALASVDLVTWFDADTPYELILACRPDVLVKGGDWPVERIVGSHEVLEWGGTVHSIPFLHQTSTTTTLQRIRTLK from the coding sequence ATGGCCTACCCGCTGCCCACATTTGAAGACAAATGCATCCCGCCGGATGAACTGGCCGCGCGCATCGCCGCGCTGCCGCGCCCATTGGTGTTCACCAATGGCTGCTTCGATATCCTGCACCGCGGCCATGTGACCTACCTTGCACAGGCCCGGGCATTGGGGGCGAGCTTGGTGGTGGCGCTCAATACCGATGCGTCCGTACGCCGCCAGGGCAAAGGCGATGATCGCCCGATCAATGCGCTGACCGAACGGGCCGCGGTGATCGCCGCATTGGCCAGTGTCGATCTCGTCACCTGGTTCGACGCCGATACACCGTACGAGCTGATTCTTGCCTGCCGCCCTGATGTGCTGGTCAAAGGCGGCGATTGGCCCGTCGAGCGTATCGTCGGCAGCCATGAAGTCCTCGAATGGGGCGGCACGGTACATTCGATCCCATTCCTGCATCAGACATCCACCACCACGACCTTGCAGCGTATCCGTACGTTGAAGTGA
- a CDS encoding DesA family fatty acid desaturase — protein sequence MNWLNGLVDLPWWGYIVVTLVLTHITIASVTIYLHRHQAHRAIDLGPAPSHFFRFWLWLTTGMVTKQWAAIHRKHHAKCETAEDPHSPQVLGIKKVMWEGAELYRAESKNAETMEKFGHGTPDDWLERNLYSKRSAWGPTLMMLLNLALFGVNGIWIWAVQMVWIPFWAAGVINGLGHFWGYRNFECEDASTNLVPWGILIGGEELHNNHHTFGTSAKFSYKWFEFDIGWTYIRVLETLRMAKVRRVAPKMMTAAPRPELDEQALAVIVANRYAVAAHYAKSLKLTVAEELDKLRASARLPQFNFNPARQMKLWLKQDAKDTPVDEKPHLDQLLAQSKTLEQVYQMRQELTRLWERSSLSRADLVQHLQDWCARAEASGIAALREFSLRLRSVALVQ from the coding sequence ATGAATTGGCTCAATGGCCTCGTCGACCTGCCCTGGTGGGGCTATATCGTCGTGACCCTGGTGCTGACCCATATCACCATCGCATCGGTCACCATCTATCTGCACCGCCACCAGGCGCACCGCGCCATCGATCTGGGCCCGGCGCCCAGCCATTTTTTCCGCTTCTGGCTCTGGCTGACCACTGGCATGGTCACCAAACAGTGGGCGGCAATCCACCGCAAGCACCACGCCAAGTGCGAAACGGCCGAGGATCCGCACAGCCCGCAGGTGCTCGGCATCAAGAAGGTGATGTGGGAAGGCGCCGAACTGTACCGGGCCGAATCCAAGAACGCCGAGACCATGGAGAAGTTCGGCCACGGCACGCCTGACGACTGGCTGGAACGCAATCTCTACAGCAAGCGTAGCGCCTGGGGCCCCACGCTGATGATGCTGCTGAACCTCGCCCTGTTCGGCGTCAACGGCATCTGGATCTGGGCTGTGCAGATGGTCTGGATCCCGTTCTGGGCAGCCGGTGTCATCAATGGCCTCGGCCACTTCTGGGGCTACCGCAATTTCGAATGCGAGGATGCCTCCACCAATCTCGTGCCCTGGGGCATCCTGATCGGCGGTGAGGAACTGCACAACAACCACCATACCTTCGGCACCTCGGCCAAGTTCTCCTACAAGTGGTTCGAGTTCGACATCGGCTGGACCTATATCCGCGTGCTGGAGACGCTCAGGATGGCCAAGGTGCGCCGCGTCGCCCCGAAGATGATGACCGCGGCACCGCGCCCGGAGCTGGACGAGCAGGCGCTGGCCGTCATTGTCGCCAACCGCTACGCGGTGGCCGCGCACTATGCCAAGTCGCTCAAGCTGACCGTGGCCGAGGAACTGGACAAGCTGCGCGCTTCGGCACGGTTGCCGCAATTCAATTTCAACCCGGCAAGGCAGATGAAGCTGTGGCTCAAGCAGGATGCCAAGGACACGCCGGTGGATGAGAAGCCGCACCTGGATCAACTGCTGGCCCAGAGCAAGACGCTTGAGCAGGTCTACCAGATGCGCCAGGAGCTGACCCGGCTGTGGGAACGTTCCTCGCTGTCGCGCGCGGATCTGGTGCAGCACCTGCAGGACTGGTGCGCCCGGGCCGAGGCCAGCGGCATCGCCGCATTGCGCGAATTCTCGCTGCGGCTGCGGAGCGTGGCACTGGTGCAATAA
- the tsaD gene encoding tRNA (adenosine(37)-N6)-threonylcarbamoyltransferase complex transferase subunit TsaD, translating to MLVLGIESSCDETGVALYHSVDGLLAHRIHSQIAMHTEYGGVVPELASRDHIRRALPLTEACLAEAGRRLNELDAIAYTQGPGLAGALLVGASVANALGFALQKPVIGVHHLEGHLLSPLLADPPPTFPFVALLVSGGHTQLMAVRGIGEYQLLGETVDDAAGEAFDKSAKLLGLGYPGGPALSRLADAGDPKRFTLPRPMLHSGDLDLSFSGLKTAVLNLVRQQTPLDDATRADICAAFQEAIVDVLTRKCLAALKQTGMQRLVIAGGVGANRQLRAALDDATAKRRMQVFYPPLSLCTDNGAMIAFAGAMRLKEARHEYSYCAKPRWPLASLPAA from the coding sequence ATGCTGGTCCTGGGCATCGAATCCTCGTGCGACGAAACCGGCGTCGCACTCTACCATAGCGTCGACGGGTTGCTGGCGCACCGCATCCACTCGCAGATCGCGATGCATACCGAGTATGGCGGCGTCGTACCCGAGCTGGCCTCGCGGGATCACATCCGCCGCGCGCTGCCGCTGACCGAGGCCTGCCTTGCAGAAGCCGGCAGACGCCTGAACGAACTGGATGCGATTGCCTACACACAAGGGCCGGGGCTGGCGGGCGCACTGCTGGTCGGCGCCTCCGTCGCCAATGCACTCGGATTTGCCCTGCAAAAGCCGGTCATCGGTGTGCACCATCTGGAAGGCCATCTGCTCTCGCCACTGCTGGCCGATCCACCGCCGACGTTTCCGTTCGTGGCACTGCTGGTCTCGGGGGGGCACACCCAGCTGATGGCAGTGCGCGGGATCGGTGAGTATCAGTTGCTCGGGGAAACGGTGGACGATGCCGCCGGCGAAGCGTTCGACAAGTCGGCCAAGCTGCTGGGCCTTGGCTATCCGGGCGGGCCGGCGCTATCCAGGCTTGCCGATGCCGGTGACCCGAAGCGGTTCACCTTGCCGCGGCCGATGCTGCATTCGGGCGACCTCGATCTCAGCTTCTCGGGCCTGAAGACCGCGGTCCTCAATCTGGTGCGGCAGCAAACACCGCTCGACGACGCCACTCGCGCCGATATCTGCGCCGCCTTCCAGGAAGCCATCGTCGACGTGCTCACCCGCAAATGTCTGGCCGCCCTCAAGCAGACCGGCATGCAGCGGCTGGTGATTGCCGGTGGCGTGGGCGCCAACCGCCAGCTGCGGGCTGCGCTCGATGACGCGACGGCCAAGCGGCGCATGCAGGTGTTCTACCCGCCCTTGTCCTTGTGCACCGACAACGGCGCGATGATTGCGTTTGCCGGTGCCATGCGGCTCAAGGAAGCCCGGCACGAATACAGCTACTGCGCCAAGCCACGCTGGCCGCTCGCCAGCCTGCCGGCCGCATAA
- a CDS encoding Hcp family type VI secretion system effector has translation MAFDAFLKIDGIPGESTDDKHKDWIEIKSFAHKLEQPASATASSAGGATAERVNHSTFDIVHLIDKASPKLYEACCTGKHIKEVTLELCRAGGDKVKYLEVKLEQVLVSKVVPGGASNDEGFPSEAVSFSYGKIKWTYTQQKREDGAGGGNVSAGWDLTANKTIA, from the coding sequence ATGGCATTTGACGCCTTCCTCAAGATTGACGGGATTCCGGGCGAGAGCACGGATGACAAGCACAAGGACTGGATCGAGATCAAATCCTTCGCGCACAAGCTGGAACAACCGGCCTCGGCGACGGCAAGCTCGGCAGGCGGCGCGACGGCGGAGCGGGTGAACCACAGCACGTTCGACATCGTGCACCTGATCGACAAGGCGAGCCCGAAGCTGTACGAGGCATGCTGCACGGGCAAGCACATCAAGGAAGTGACGCTGGAGCTGTGCCGTGCGGGTGGCGACAAGGTGAAGTACCTGGAAGTGAAGCTGGAGCAGGTGCTGGTATCGAAGGTGGTGCCGGGCGGTGCGTCGAACGACGAGGGTTTCCCGTCGGAGGCGGTGTCGTTCAGCTATGGCAAGATCAAGTGGACGTACACGCAGCAGAAGCGCGAAGACGGCGCTGGCGGTGGCAATGTGAGCGCAGGCTGGGACCTGACCGCGAACAAGACCATCGCGTGA
- a CDS encoding GatB/YqeY domain-containing protein, which translates to MSLKARIQEDMKSAMKARDAERLGAIRLLMAAIKQREVDERIELDDAAIVAVIEKMLKQRKDSIEQYEAAQRQDLADKEKAEVVVLSAYMPQRLSQAEIDAAVAKTIAVHGNTPAAMGRIMTDLKAGLAGRADMAEVNRLVKARLG; encoded by the coding sequence ATGAGCCTCAAAGCCCGCATCCAGGAAGACATGAAAAGCGCGATGAAAGCGCGTGATGCCGAGCGCCTGGGGGCCATCCGCCTGCTGATGGCGGCCATTAAACAACGCGAGGTGGACGAGCGGATCGAGCTGGACGATGCCGCCATCGTCGCAGTGATCGAGAAGATGCTCAAGCAGCGCAAGGACAGCATCGAGCAATATGAGGCGGCGCAGCGGCAGGATCTTGCGGACAAGGAAAAGGCCGAGGTGGTGGTGTTGAGTGCCTACATGCCGCAACGGCTCTCGCAGGCCGAAATCGATGCCGCTGTTGCCAAGACCATTGCCGTGCACGGCAACACGCCGGCGGCAATGGGCAGGATCATGACCGATCTCAAGGCAGGCCTGGCCGGCCGTGCCGACATGGCCGAGGTGAACAGGCTCGTCAAGGCCCGGCTGGGCTGA